In Synechococcus sp. CB0101, a genomic segment contains:
- the dnaB gene encoding replicative DNA helicase: MVSVPLSNLDPEEGQGRRPGSRGRPRDEASFEAMPDGVPPQNLEAEEAVLGGILLDPDAIGRVADVLQPEAFYLTAHREIYRTALMLHGQGKPTDLTAMTAWLADTGALEKVGGSGRLVELVERTLSTASIDQVARLVMDKFLRRQLIRSGNEVIQLGFDQGKPMEQVLDEAEQKIFAISQEKPSTGLTPTAEILTATFNEIESRSLGTAVAGIPVNFYDLDAMTQGLQRSDLIIIAGRPAMGKTAITLNLAKNVAQLHNLPVCVFSLEMSKEQLTYRLLAMEVGIESGRLRTGRLQPEEWPLLGQGISTLGQMPIYIDDKPNAGVLEMRSLCRRLMAESGKELGLVVIDYLQLMEGSGSDNRVQELSRITRGLKQMARELNVPVIALSQLSRGVEARTNKRPMLSDLRESGSIEQDADLVLMIYRDEYYNPDTPDRGITEIIVTKHRNGPVGTVKLLFEPQFTRFRNLAAP; this comes from the coding sequence ATGGTGAGCGTTCCCCTCAGCAACCTCGACCCTGAGGAGGGCCAGGGCCGCCGACCAGGCTCCCGCGGCAGGCCCCGCGATGAGGCCAGCTTTGAGGCGATGCCCGATGGCGTACCGCCGCAGAACCTCGAGGCGGAAGAGGCCGTATTGGGCGGCATCCTGCTGGATCCCGACGCCATCGGCCGGGTGGCGGATGTGCTGCAGCCCGAGGCCTTCTATCTCACGGCCCACCGCGAGATCTATCGCACCGCCCTGATGCTGCACGGCCAGGGCAAACCCACCGACCTCACGGCCATGACCGCCTGGCTGGCGGATACCGGCGCCCTAGAGAAGGTGGGCGGCAGCGGCCGGCTGGTGGAACTGGTGGAGCGCACCCTCTCCACCGCCTCAATCGACCAGGTGGCCCGCCTGGTGATGGACAAGTTCCTGCGCCGCCAGCTGATCCGCTCGGGCAACGAGGTGATCCAGCTCGGCTTCGATCAGGGCAAGCCGATGGAGCAGGTGCTCGATGAGGCGGAGCAGAAGATCTTCGCCATCAGCCAGGAGAAACCCAGCACCGGCCTCACCCCCACCGCTGAAATCCTCACTGCCACCTTCAACGAGATCGAGAGCCGCTCGTTAGGCACGGCCGTGGCCGGCATCCCGGTGAACTTCTACGACCTCGATGCAATGACCCAGGGGCTGCAGCGCAGCGACCTGATCATCATTGCCGGCCGCCCTGCCATGGGTAAAACCGCGATCACGCTCAACCTGGCCAAGAACGTGGCCCAGCTGCACAACCTGCCGGTGTGCGTGTTCTCGCTCGAGATGAGCAAAGAGCAGCTCACCTATCGCCTGCTGGCGATGGAGGTGGGGATCGAAAGCGGCCGCCTGCGCACGGGCCGGCTGCAACCGGAGGAGTGGCCGCTGCTGGGCCAGGGCATCAGCACCCTCGGCCAGATGCCGATCTACATCGACGACAAACCCAACGCCGGTGTGCTCGAGATGCGCTCGCTCTGCCGGCGCCTGATGGCCGAATCCGGCAAGGAATTGGGGCTGGTGGTGATCGACTACCTGCAGCTGATGGAAGGCAGCGGCTCCGATAACCGCGTGCAGGAGCTCTCGCGCATCACCCGAGGCCTCAAGCAGATGGCGCGCGAACTCAACGTGCCGGTGATTGCCCTCTCCCAGCTCAGCCGCGGCGTGGAGGCCCGCACCAACAAACGCCCGATGCTTTCCGACCTGCGCGAATCGGGCTCGATCGAGCAGGACGCCGACCTGGTGCTGATGATCTACCGCGACGAGTACTACAACCCCGATACCCCCGATCGCGGCATCACCGAAATCATCGTGACCAAGCACCGCAACGGCCCGGTGGGCACGGTGAAGTTGCTGTTTGAGCCCCAATTCACCCGTTTCCGCAACCTGGCCGCGCCCTAG